The Sinomonas sp. P10A9 genome includes a window with the following:
- the rplK gene encoding 50S ribosomal protein L11: MAPKKKVTGLIKLQIQAGAANPAPPIGPALGQHGVNIMEFCKAYNAATESQRGNVIPVEITVYEDRSFTFITKTPPAAELIKKAAGVQKGSATPHTVKVAKLTDSQVEEIAKTKLEDLNANDVEAAKKIIAGTARSMGITVEG, from the coding sequence TTGGCTCCCAAGAAGAAGGTCACCGGCCTCATCAAGCTGCAGATCCAGGCAGGCGCCGCCAACCCGGCCCCGCCGATCGGTCCTGCGCTCGGTCAGCACGGTGTCAACATCATGGAGTTCTGCAAGGCGTACAACGCCGCGACGGAATCCCAGCGTGGCAACGTCATCCCCGTCGAGATCACGGTCTACGAGGATCGCTCCTTCACCTTCATCACGAAGACCCCGCCGGCCGCTGAGCTGATCAAGAAGGCTGCGGGCGTCCAGAAGGGCTCGGCCACGCCGCACACCGTCAAGGTCGCCAAGCTCACCGACTCGCAGGTCGAGGAGATCGCCAAGACCAAGCTCGAGGACCTCAACGCCAACGACGTCGAGGCCGCGAAGAAGATCATCGCGGGCACCGCCCGCAGTATGGGCATCACCGTCGAGGGCTGA
- a CDS encoding GNAT family N-acetyltransferase — translation MSAEHRVQRLRLPASLEGPEAAEFMEFSQLADAVQRQIWGHEDRCSPPEYRLRVWRDSAYDSSALFFVCEGGRMVGRAICRTPLKEDLNRATVHVEVLDMASGRGIGRLLAATVAEEAARRGRTLLDTFTEHPVGSVHAEGPSDAVVPSTGTGTLPARDRSVRFARAAGFSLSQVTRFSEVVLPEEGSEHDAVWAALEAAATARAAADYDLLLWQGVPPEHRGGMAELFARMSVDAPQGEDVYEPAVWDAARVAALDGLLAEGGTTPLYAVARHRASGQLAAYTVLWIRRGKEEVGDQDDTLVRIGHRGHSLGMWIKLANLAQYRARFPSARKVVTSNAEENVHMLAINEALGFRPAGYDGEWYRRLA, via the coding sequence ATGAGCGCTGAGCACCGCGTTCAGCGGTTGCGCCTGCCCGCGAGCCTTGAGGGGCCGGAGGCCGCTGAGTTCATGGAGTTCTCGCAGCTCGCGGATGCCGTTCAGCGGCAGATCTGGGGGCACGAGGACCGCTGCTCCCCGCCTGAGTACCGCCTGCGGGTATGGCGGGATTCCGCCTACGACTCGTCTGCGCTGTTCTTCGTCTGCGAGGGCGGCCGCATGGTGGGCCGGGCGATCTGCCGGACCCCGCTCAAGGAGGACCTCAACCGGGCCACAGTGCACGTCGAGGTGCTCGACATGGCCTCGGGACGGGGCATCGGCCGCCTCCTTGCCGCCACGGTGGCCGAGGAGGCCGCGCGCCGCGGCCGTACCCTTCTGGACACCTTCACCGAGCATCCTGTGGGCTCGGTGCACGCGGAGGGGCCGTCCGACGCCGTCGTGCCCTCGACGGGCACCGGCACGCTCCCCGCCCGCGACCGATCCGTCCGCTTCGCGCGGGCGGCCGGCTTCTCGCTGAGCCAGGTGACCCGTTTCAGCGAGGTGGTGCTGCCCGAGGAGGGCTCGGAGCACGACGCCGTGTGGGCGGCACTCGAGGCGGCCGCGACCGCCAGGGCGGCGGCCGACTACGACCTCCTGCTCTGGCAGGGGGTCCCGCCAGAGCACCGGGGAGGCATGGCGGAGCTGTTCGCGCGCATGTCCGTCGATGCGCCCCAGGGCGAGGATGTCTACGAGCCCGCCGTCTGGGACGCAGCGCGTGTCGCGGCCCTGGACGGCCTGCTCGCTGAGGGAGGGACCACGCCTCTGTACGCGGTGGCGCGGCACCGGGCGAGCGGTCAGCTTGCGGCCTACACGGTCCTGTGGATCAGGCGCGGCAAGGAGGAGGTCGGGGATCAGGACGACACGCTCGTGCGGATCGGGCACCGCGGCCACTCCCTCGGGATGTGGATCAAGCTCGCCAACCTCGCCCAGTACCGCGCGCGGTTCCCCAGTGCGCGCAAGGTCGTGACGTCCAACGCCGAGGAGAACGTGCACATGCTCGCAATCAACGAGGCCCTCGGCTTCAGGCCGGCGGGGTACGACGGCGAGTGGTACCGGAGGCTTGCGTGA
- the rplA gene encoding 50S ribosomal protein L1, giving the protein MAKRSKAYEAAAAKIEAGKFYAPAEGVALAKEINPSKSEATVEVAFRLGVDPRKADQMVRGTVNLPHGTGKTARVVVFATGDKAAAAEAAGADVVGSDDLIERIQGGWTDFDAAVATPELMGKVGRLGKILGPRNLMPNPKTGTVTPDVAKAVTDIKGGKIDFRVDKHSNLHFIIGRTSFDARQLAENYAAALEEVLRLKPSASKGRYITKATVATTFGPGIPVDPNATKVILEG; this is encoded by the coding sequence ATGGCAAAGCGCAGCAAGGCATACGAGGCAGCGGCCGCGAAGATCGAGGCCGGGAAGTTCTACGCTCCCGCCGAGGGCGTGGCCCTCGCCAAGGAGATCAACCCGTCGAAGTCGGAGGCCACCGTCGAGGTCGCGTTCCGCCTCGGCGTCGACCCCCGCAAGGCGGACCAGATGGTCCGTGGTACGGTCAACCTCCCGCACGGCACGGGCAAGACCGCCCGCGTCGTCGTGTTCGCGACCGGCGACAAGGCCGCGGCCGCTGAGGCCGCCGGTGCAGACGTCGTCGGCTCCGATGACCTCATCGAGCGCATCCAGGGCGGGTGGACGGACTTCGACGCCGCCGTCGCCACCCCGGAGCTCATGGGCAAGGTCGGCCGCCTCGGCAAAATCCTCGGCCCCCGCAACCTCATGCCGAACCCCAAGACCGGCACGGTGACCCCGGACGTCGCGAAGGCCGTCACGGACATCAAGGGTGGCAAGATCGACTTCCGCGTCGACAAGCACTCGAACCTGCACTTCATCATCGGCCGGACCTCCTTCGACGCCCGCCAGCTGGCCGAGAACTACGCGGCTGCTCTCGAAGAGGTGCTCCGCCTCAAGCCCTCCGCTTCGAAGGGCCGCTACATCACGAAGGCGACCGTCGCCACGACGTTCGGCCCGGGCATCCCGGTTGACCCGAACGCTACCAAGGTCATCCTCGAGGGCTGA